From the genome of Labrus bergylta chromosome 12, fLabBer1.1, whole genome shotgun sequence, one region includes:
- the ptpdc1b gene encoding protein tyrosine phosphatase domain-containing protein 1, with product MAGIANTRGGTLMEYIRAPRAKYTLVGEAIRHVIPAGLQCSIGCGGQSCKYDNPSYWKDDQQAIKGLYSSWVSDYLLAMSRPSTETIEKYKIIDQFKRNGIKTVMNLQIPGEHASCGNPLEPESGFSYRPEIFMANDIYFYNFGWNDYGVANLTHMLDMVKVMAFALQEGKIAVHCHAGLGRTGVLLACFLAYATRMTANQAILYVRAKRPSSIQTRGQLHCVREFVQFLAPLRSVFSCAEPRSNSVTLSQYLNRQRHILHGYERKELRNLPKIVQLVSRLLLDIAENRQVIEEDILEAPDIHDLEMTLSIIEQMGPDVFAKEPRLPGTPTLPRHFNEPPIFYHRKSLSYSESDLRRLGPQLNLPTQPLGSLSQTTIDTSVYPSEKAHSQTEIQRWNSNPSEVSAGSLWQLKNEETQKDGSILLRKVTQANIQRSESVGNSEPTKKGSMLARWKAEQREELKMNGTKPNVRQEEHSEVPYITLQTELSLESKRLLVAQALAVDLFLDGDEEHRSKVLAWQAELNQGGGWERLCSERDPFILTGLMWSWLEQLKEPVICIQTAKALNPYSTDSQTILNTLDQATKETLMCILDCMAQMLTIPQDVEDAFLNRTIKAFTWLESDSEDGRKVYASMTTVLRCVLGDLRCFATL from the exons ATGGCAGGCATTGCAAATACCAGAGGGGGAACTCTGATGGAATACA TCAGAGCCCCCAGGGCAAAGTATACGCTAGTTGGAGAAGCTATACGTCATGTCATCCCTGCAGGTTTGCAATGCTCAATTGGCTGTGGAGGACAATCCTGCAAGTATGACAACCCAAGTTACTGGAAAGATGACCAACAGGCCATTAAAGGCCTCTACTCATCATG GGTTAGCGATTATCTTCTTGCTATGTCCAGACCGTCAACAGAAACTATtgagaaatacaaaatcatTGATCAATTCAAAAG GAATGGTATTAAAACAGTGATGAACCTACAGATACCTGGTGAACATGCCAGCTGCGGAAATCCTCTAGAGCCGGAGAGCGGCTTTTCCTACCGCCCAGAGATCTTCATGGCAAACGACA TTTATTTCTACAATTTTGGCTGGAATGACTACGGAGTGGCCAACCTCACCCACATGCTAGACATGGTGAAGGTCATGGCCTTCGCTCTACAGGAAGGAAAGATAGCTGTCCACTGTCACGCTGGTCTTGGACGAACAG GTGTGCTTTTAGCATGTTTCTTGGCCTATGCTACCAGGATGACTGCCAACCAGGCTATTCTATATGTACGTGCTAAACGCCCCAGTTCCATCCAGACACGAGGTCAGCTGCATTGTGTCAGAGAGTTTGTTCAATTCCTTGCACCTTTGCGGAGTGTCTTTTCCTGTGCTGAGCCCCGATCTAACTCAGTGACTCTATCCCAGTACCTAAACCGCCAGAGACACATACTACATGGCTATGAAAGAAAGGAGCTAAGGAATCTACCAAAGATTGTCCAGCTCGTGTCTAGGCTGCTGCTGGACATTGCAGAGAATCGGCAGGTGATTGAGGAAGACATTCTGGAGGCCCCAGATATTCATGACTTAGAGATGACTCTCAGCATTATTGAGCAGATGGGTCCTGATGTGTTTGCAAAGGAGCCCCGCTTACCAGGTACACCAACCTTACCCAGACATTTCAACGAGCCACCCATCTTTTACCATCGCAAAAGTCTTAGCTACAGTGAGTCCGATTTGAGACGACTGGGCCCCCAGCTCAACCTCCCCACACAACCACTCGGCTCCTTGTCACAGACTACTATCGATACGTCCGTTTACCCCTCGGAGAAAGCTCACTCTCAAACTGAGATTCAGCGTTGGAACAGCAACCCCTCTGAGGTCTCAGCAGGCTCACTGTGGCAATTAAAGAATGAAGAAACCCAAAAAGATGGATCCATTCTGCTGAGAAAAGTGACCCAGGCAAACATCCAACGGAGTGAGTCTGTGGGGAACAGTGAACCTACCAAGAAGGGCAGCATGCTGGCTAGGTGGAAGGCAGAGCAGAGGGAAGAGTTAAAAATGAACGGGACGAAGCCTAATGTAAGACAAGAGGAACACTCAGAGGTTCCATACATCACCCTGCAGACAGAGTTGTCCCTGGAAAGCAAGAGGCTGTTAGTGGCACAGGCCCTGGCAGTGGACCTTTTTCTCGATGGGGATGAAGAGCACAGGAGCAAAGTCTTAGCGTGGCAG GCAGAACTAAACCAAGGTGGTGGCTGGGAAAGACTGTGCTCCGAGCGGGATCCCTTTATCCTTACTGGGCTCATGTGGTCATGGCTGGAGCAGCTTAAAGAGCCTGTCATCTGCATCCAGACAGCCAAAGCCCTGAACCCTTACAGCACTGATTCTCAAACCATCCTCAACACACTCGACCAG GCCACCAAAGAAACATTAATGTGCATACTAGACTGCATGGCTCAAATGTTGACCATACCACAAGATGTTGAAGATGCATTCCTGAATCGTACTATCAAAGCATTCACCTGG TTGGAAAGTGACTCAGAAGACGGAAGAAAAGTGTACGCGTCCATGACTACTGTCCTACGTTGTGTCCTTGGGGACTTGCG GTGCTTCGCTACCCTGTGA
- the fbxw12 gene encoding F-box/WD repeat-containing protein 12 isoform X2, whose product MCLQRWTFCNFSVFRSEQVNHSWKRYFLRRCHLEDKMTKGRSGDYTCKSLRGHTGRVVGLVYLQGNSDQRPDLWNSSATVCSASTDGTVRSWNIQNGDLLWCSPVQSPLTAIITDEQHEAVITADSTGLIKSWQGQTGQEVASFNAASPHCTLLQYNINNSWFLSVGTSQGYVFTLADTALTIKSRVKVCDTFKVNTLLVSPDKKWVTAGTKDNDDLSPKVISTESLTSPTEDEDPLCQSVPVTGCQAAVFIPTQPARLAIIHHNQRPNNKTLTVFDVSLKKTKYKSEIQVQQVESFPLTLNTRSSEFLLEAKDSNCLVLAAGQELMVYSLKGALVASFKDRTRPITSICVDSFRAVTASQDLSLQVLTWRNDRDHCSSLESRYHLLGGSHTMSRGFTHVICDYSSIVASVEGNDGKDVLKVYSFTS is encoded by the exons CTTAGAGGACAAGATGACCAAAGGCAGATCAGGAGATTACACCTGCAAGAGCCTCAGAGGGCACACAG GCAGGGTGGTGGGGTTGGTGTACCTGCAGGGGAATTCAGATCAGCGTCCTGATCTCTGGAACAGCAGTGCCACAGTCTGCAGCGCCTCCACTGATGGTACAGTCCGATCATGGAACATCCAGAAT GGTGACCTCCTGTGGTGCAGTCCTGTCCAGAGTCCTTTGACAGCAATTATCACTGATGAGCAACATGAAGCTGTGATCACAGCAGACTCCACAGGGCTCATAAAGAGCTGGCAGGGTCAGACTGGACAGGAGGTGGCCTCTTTCAATGCTGCATCTCCACACTGTACATTACTGCAGTACAATATAAACAACAGTTGGTTTCTGTCT GTTGGAACCAGTCAAGGGTATGTTTTCACACTTGCCGATACAGCTTTGACCATAAAGTCCAGGGTAAAGGTGTGCGACACCTTTAAAGTCAACACCCTGCTTGTGTCACCTGACAAGAAATGGGTCACAGCTGGAACCAAGGACAATGATGATTTAAGCCCAAAG GTAATTTCTACAGAGAGTCTGACCTCACCGACTGAGGACGAAGATCCTCTGTGCCAGTCGGTGCCAGTCACTGGGTGCCAGGCTGCCGTCTTCATACCCACCCAGCCTGCCAGACTGGCCATCATCCATCACAACCAGCGCCCAAACAACAAAACCCTCACTGTGTTCGATGTCAGCTTAAAAAAGACTAAGTATAAGTCAGAGATCCAGG TCCAGCAGGTGGAGTCCTTTCCCCTGACTCTGAACACCAGGTCATCAGAATTCCTTCTGGAGGCCAAGGACAGCAACTGCTTAGTGCTGGCAGCTGGCCAGGAGCTAATGGTCTACTCACTCAAAGGAGCGCTGGTTGCTAGCTTTAAAGATCGCACTAGGCCAATCACTTCTATATGTGTG GATAGCTTTCGTGCCGTGACAGCATCTCAGGACCTCTCTTTACAAGTATTAACTTGGAGAAATGACAGAGACCACTGTTCGAGTCTGGAGAGCAGATACCACTTACTGGGAGGCTCTCACACAATGTCCAG AGGGTTCACCCACGTCATCTGTGACTACTCCAGCATTGTGGCCTCTGTAGAAGGGAATGATGGGAAAGATGTCTTAAAAGTGTATTCTTTCACCTCCTGA